In the genome of Fibrobacter succinogenes, the window TACAAGACCGCCTATTGGAAATGGCTAAAGCCACGGCGAGCATCCTTGAAAAGCACGATATTCCCTACCAGATAGCCTTTGGCACATTGCTCGGAGCCGTCCGGCATGGCGGATTCATTCCGTGGGACGACGATTTCGATTTTCTGCTGTTCGATGACACCTACGAGAAGGCGACAGATGTGCTCCTTAAAGAGCTCCCTGCCGACATGCTCCTTGAAAACGAAAAGACCGAGCCTAAATACTTTCATGGCTGGGCACACGTCAAAGATTTGAATACCGAATGCGACTGTTCGCTATTTCCACAAGACTCCATGTATAAAAATCACGGATTAAGTGTTGATTTATACAAGCTTACAAAAATCAAGGAAAAAGATTTTGCGGAATATCGTTTGAACGAAGCCCTGGACTACATCGACCGCCGAAAGAAACTCGGGTTCATTTCGGACGAAGATTATTTGAAAAAGAAGGAAACCTTCTTGCTCGAATACAAAAACAGGGAAGCCAGCACTTCGGAAAAAGAAATT includes:
- a CDS encoding phosphorylcholine transferase LicD encodes the protein METSFDIKRVQDRLLEMAKATASILEKHDIPYQIAFGTLLGAVRHGGFIPWDDDFDFLLFDDTYEKATDVLLKELPADMLLENEKTEPKYFHGWAHVKDLNTECDCSLFPQDSMYKNHGLSVDLYKLTKIKEKDFAEYRLNEALDYIDRRKKLGFISDEDYLKKKETFLLEYKNREASTSEKEIFAYPFTYGKQEIDEVFPLKKYAFAGTYFYGPNNYDKILASEYRDYMSLPPEEDRKPHYTAIKFF